Genomic segment of Thiohalomonas denitrificans:
AAAGTGCCCCTTGGCCTCCAAAGCGAGAGGAAAGGGTGTGACATAGGGGTTTGCACATTAAGCCGTCAAGAACTGGTCCAAGTCGAGATGATCGAGGCGTTCCTCGCCGGACGGTTTCTCTGCATGAAGGGGCCGAGTCCGAGTCCGCACCGACGAACCAACTCGGAGCCCCTAAAACGCTCCGCCCCCGTCCGACGGCTCACCAGGCAGGATGTCCGAACGATTACGGATTGCCAATCTGGTGTTATCGGCTTTGGTTGCTTTAGGTGTTTGGCAAAAGGAGAGTTCGGCATGAAGCAAAACGTATTTGCAATGGCAGCCCTACTGGCCCTGCCCACAATGGCCATGGGCCAGGACGACGAGTTGCGCGAACGCGGGCAGGAGCGTGAAAAGGGAGAGTTTGCCAAATTCGAGCTGGCTCTGAGCGAAGCTCAGGTCGTTCCGGCGATCGAAAGCGAGGGACGGGGCGAGCTGACCATTAGCTTCAATGACGAGCTAAGCGAAGTGAACTACCGGCTCGAGGTCAGCGACACCAATACCGCCGTCACCAGTGCCCACCTCCACTGCGCCCCCGCGGGAGAGAACGGCCCTGTCGTCGTGCCGCTGGTCACCGAAGGCGAAGAGCAAAACACCTTCACCAGCAACGACATCACGCTCGCGGGTGAACAGCAGGAGGCGTGCGGCGTACCCATCAACAATATCGCCTCACTGTTCAATGCGATTACTGAAAACGACATCTACGTGAATGTCCATACAGAGGCGTATCCGGACGGTGAGTTGCGGGCACAGATCTTCCCCGAATTCGGAAAGAGCAAATAACGCGACCGGGCCATTCTGAAACGACCAATCCGGAGGCACATCCTCGGCAGAGGTTTAATCCCAGCGGCGATGAACCGCGGGGGTGGGCCGGGGGCATGCCGGGGGTCACCCATTAGCCGCCTCCGCTGGCAATACGGTATACCGAAGCGGCGCACGCTCCTTCCGGCACGGCGCTCTATACTTTTGGGCTGGAACGGCTTGGATAAAGTAATGGGTGTTTTTCCCCGAATCGGGATACCAAACCAAAGACGGCTGGTGTTATCCGCAATGGCCCTGTGTATCACAGCACCCGCGTGGGTAGGTGCAGCTGATATTCGGGGAAATTGGTTCTTTCATACTTATTTGGCCCAATTTACCGACACCAGGTTCCTTGAGATCGTACAGCTGCATACCGACTTCGAGCCGTCACGGCTTGCCGCGATCGGAGGCGGAAGTGTTTTCGCGACCCTCGGCTCCAACGCCCATCTTGAGTGGGAGGTGAATGCTGCGCACCATTGGGGGATGCAGCAGCATATTGAGGTAAACGGTATCGTTTCGGCGCGCTGGTACGGTTTCCCCTGGCAACAGCATTTGCGAACCAGTGTGGCTCTCGGTACCGGGCCCTCCTATGCCTTCCG
This window contains:
- a CDS encoding CHRD domain-containing protein; translation: MKQNVFAMAALLALPTMAMGQDDELRERGQEREKGEFAKFELALSEAQVVPAIESEGRGELTISFNDELSEVNYRLEVSDTNTAVTSAHLHCAPAGENGPVVVPLVTEGEEQNTFTSNDITLAGEQQEACGVPINNIASLFNAITENDIYVNVHTEAYPDGELRAQIFPEFGKSK